CCCAGGAAAACCGACGATGAAGTCGGAGGAGAGCGCCAGATCGGGACGTGCCTCACGCAGACGGCGAACCAGATCGCGGTATTCGGCGGCGGTGTGGTTGCGCTTCATCTTGGCCAGCACGGCGTCGGAGCCACTCTGCACCGGCAGGTGCAGAAAGGGGGCCAGCAACGGCAGCTCGGCGAAGGCCTCGATCAGATCTTGGTCGACCTCGGAGGGATAACTGGTGGTGAAACGCAGCCGTTTGAGGCCGTTGAGCAGTGAAAGACGGCGTAGCAGCAGCGCCAGGTTGTATTCGGTCCCCTCACTGTCTTGACCGCGGTAGGCGTTGACGTTCTGCCCCAGAAGGGTCACCTCGATTACCCCCTGGGCGATCAGGCGCCGCACCTCGGACTCGATGTCTTCGACCGGACGGCTGATCTCGGGACCGCGGGTGTAGGGGACAATACAGAAGGTGCAGAACTTGTCGCACCCCTCCATCACCGTCACGAAGGCGGTCGGCCCTTCGGCTTTGGCCTCGGGCAGGGCGTCGAACTTGGCGATCTCATCGAGGCGCAGGTCGGAGGCTTTCACTCGGTCGCGCCGTACCTGGGCCACCATCGCCTCTAGGTGATGCAGCGATTGGGGACCGACAACGATGTCGACATAGGGGGCCCGCTTTTGGATCGCCTCCCCCTCTTGTTGGGCGACACAGCCGGCCACCGCAATCACCAGGTCGGGGTTGGCCTCTTTGAGCGTGCGCAGCCGCCCAAGCTCGGAATAGACCTTTTGTTCGGCCTTATCGCGCACCGAACAGGTGTTCAAAACAATCAGGTCGGCGCTGGCGGGGTCTTCGGTCGGCTCCAGCCCCAGCCTGCCCACCGCCATTGCCTCAATGCGCTGAGAGTCATAGACGTTCATCTGGCAGCCAAAGGAGCGAATCAACACCCCTTTTTTAGTTCGAGCCGTTGGCGCGTCCTCTGCTTGAGGCTGCGCAGCGGAATGGTTAGTCGCCTCCACCACCTGTATCGACGCCAGGGTCACGCTTGCCCCTCCCCCAACTTGGCCAAAAGACGGCGCGCCACCTCGGGGTGGACGTAGAAGTCGATCTCCCCCCCCATCCGGCCGATCTCTTTGACAAAGCGGCTGGAGAGGTAGGTGTAGGACTCGCCGGTCATGAGGAAGACGGTCTCGACATGGGAGGGCTGTTTGCGATTCATCGAAGCCATCTGGAATTCGTATTCGAAGTCGGAGATCGCCCTCAAGCCCCGCAGGATCACGTTGCCGTCGATCTCCTCGACGAAACGGGTCAGCAGTCCCGAGAAGGCCATCACCTCGACGTTGGGCAGGTGCCCGGTCACCTCACGCACCATTTCGACCCGCTCGTCGAACGAAAACAGGGGCGATTTTTTGGGGTTTTCGGCCACTGCAACCACCAGTCGCTCGAACAATCCACTGCCCCGTTCGATCAGATCGGAATGCCCCCGAGTGATGGGGTCGAAGGTGCCGGGGTAAACCGCAGTTAAAGCCATGACGCTTCCCATACAGTGATGCAGCTTGATCCGTAGCGACGGGTGTCGCCCCCCTCCAGGGTTTCGGTGGAGGGGTGTTCGGCGGCGATGCGCCCATCGGGATGAAGCAAAGGGGCTAACAGGGGCAGGGTTTGTTGCAGCAGTCCGGTGCCATAAGGGGGGTCGAGCAGGATCAGATCGAAGCGCTCGCCCCCCAGGGCGCGCAGACCGCCGGGCAGTTCAAGGGGCAGGGTGCGAAAGTGGGCTCGGCCGACCCCCCATTGCTCAAGGGTTTGGGTCAGGACGGCAAGCTGGCGGGGATTGCGGTCGACAAACAGGGTGTGGGCGGCCCCACGCGACAGGGCTTCGGCCCCCAACACGCCGGAGCCGCAATAGAGGTCGAGCACCCGCAGATCGTGCAGATTTCCCAGGCGAGAAAACAGCGCCTCGCGGGCACGCGAAGAGGTGGGGCGCACCCCGCTGCTGGGCACCTGAAGCAGGCGGCCGCGGAACGTGCCCGCGATGATCCGCACCCCTCCCGGTCCGGAAGGGGGGCGGCGCGTTGCAGATTGGGATCGGGGAAGGGGGGTCACCAGCGACGTTGCAGAGCCTGCGTGGAGCGGGCGATGAGCGCCTCGGCGGTTTGGGCCTCCTTCACCGCATCGCATCCGGTCAGGATCGAGTAGTTCAAACTTGCCTCCAACCGCTTTTCGAGGCGGGGATGCATAAAGTTGATGTTGCCCAGTTCAACCTTCAAACGTTCGAAGAAGATGCGCGCATCCTCCTCGTTGGTCTCGGGCAGAATCAGGGCAAAGATCTCGGGACCGACCCGTCCGAGCAGATCAAGCTTGCGCACCCGGGCTTTGATGAACTCGGCCACCTTCTCCATCAAGAAGTCGACCACCCAGTCGCCGTGCATCTTCTTGTAGGTCTGGATTTGATCGACGCCGAAGCCGGCGATCACGAAGGGGCGCTGGAAGCGCACACAACGCTCCATCTCTTGTTTGAGACGCTCATGGAAGGTCTCGTACTTGGCCACCTGAGTGATTGGATCGAGCGGGTACAACGAGTAAAACCGCTCGGAGCGGCGCAGGGCGGTACGGATGCGGGCGATGAACTCCTGGGGCTCAATCGGCTTGGTGATGTAGTCGTCGACCCCCTTGAGCAGGGCGTCGACTCGGTCGGGAAGCTCTTCGCGGGCCGAAAGAAAAATAAACGGGGTGACACTAAAACGACGTTGGTCGCGCACCGCCTCGTAAAAAGCGTAGCCGTCCATGTTGGGCATCATGATGTCCGAGATGATCAAATCGGGACGCTCGGTGGCGAGAATCCCCATTGCCTCGTTGCCGTCGCGGGCCATCAATACTTCGTGACCGTCCTGGGTCAACAGGTACGAAACCATCTGTAGCGTGGTTTCGGAATCCTCAACCAACATAATCTTTTTAATCATCATTCGGACTTCCTCCTCTGGCCCCTCGATCAGGACGAAGGAGTTTGCATTTCCAAGATCGCCTCGGCAAGGCGAGCAGGGGTTTCCAGCCACATTTCGGGCAGATAGGGGGCGAGCATTTCGGGGGGATGGACCCCATAGGTCACCGCCAGCAGACGGGTCCCCGCCGAACGGCCCATCGCCATGTCGTAGGTGGTGTCGCCCACCATCGCCGCATGGGCCGGGGCGACATCAAGCTCGGCCAGTACCTCGTACAACATCGCCGGATCGGGTTTGGAGGGGCACTCACAGCTGCATCGGCTGGCGGCCACATAGGCGCCCAACCCGGTCTCATGCAAAGCCCGGTCGAGCCCGGCCCGCGATTTTCCGGTCGCCACCCCGATGCGATACCCCGCCTCGGCCAGCCGCTTGACCGACTCCAACACGCCGGGAAACAGGGGCACCCCCCCCTGAGACAGAAGGCGAAAGTGGTGCTTGTACCCCTCCCCCGCCCGCTGGTGCAACGCCCGATCCCCCTCGGGAATCAGGGTCGCCATCGCTTGGGGCAGACTCAGACCGATGATCGAGGCGAGCTTCTCTTCGGGCTGTAGCGGCGCCCCGGCCTCTTCGAGCGCACGCCGTAGCGCCTCGACGATGATCGCCCGGCTGTCGGAGACGGTGCCGTCCCAATCGAGGATGACTGCCCGAATCACGAGACCCCCCGCACGGTAGAAAACCGCTCGTGCAGCTGTCGCAGGTAATCCCACGAAAACAGCCCCGAATCGTGGCCATCGTCGAAGACCATCTGAATGGCGTAGTTGCCCACCGGAATGAAGTCGGTGATGCCGACATCCTGTTTGCCGGTGATGACTTGGGCCTGGTCGGGGGTGTGCCCTTTGCAATCGGCACAGGGGCATTCGACCCGCAGCAGCTCGTAGCCGAAGCGGCTTTGCGCCCCATCCTGCCAGACGACTTCGAGCCTCTTGTGCTCGGAATAAACATGCAACTCGGCGGGAATCGCCCGATTTTGCCCGGTCATAACCACCTCAAACGGTTTGCGCGCCAGCGTCGCCGCATCGGCGTCCGCCAAAAAAAAGCCCCCGACCTAGGCCGGGGGCTCTCTTGGGGCGTCTATGCTGCGGGAAGTTCAATCCCCGAACAGACGATCCATCACCGCCAAATCCTCGTCGTCGACGGGACCGGAGGTGGTGTTTTCACGTTTGATGCGCTCGTAGATCTCCTCGCGATGGACTTCCACTTCGCGGGGGGCATCGATGCCGATACGAACCTGGTTGCCCTTGATGCCCAAGATGGTGATTTTGACGTCGTCACCAATCATCAGGCTTTCGCCGTTGCGCCGGGTGAGAATGAGCATGGATCACTCCTGTGTGAAAAAAATGGAAAGAGGTAAAACCCAAGGGATTTCGTCCAATTTCAAATCGCGGCGAATCCTAGTGACGGGCAGACTGCGATGTCCAATAACAATTCCGTCAAAATCGGCCAATATTAACCACTTGCCCCGCGTTGACGATTTCCAATCCCAAAAACTCGTCGGAAAGTGCCCCGTCTTTGCGATGAATGTAGACATGGCTCACGTGAGGGGCGTAGCGCCGGGGTCGACCGTGGGTATCGGTCTGTAACGAGACCTCGTGCAGCAGCTCGACCGCCAGGGCATCCTCTTCGGCCACATAGGCCCGCACCAAGCCGAGCTTTCCGTTGTTCAACCGCACATAACGTCCGGACAGGGCGGCCAAACCGGCGGGGTCGCCCGCCAAATCTTGAATGTCGTCGGACACGGGACACCTCCTGCATAAAGACAGCGGTTCAGTCGTCGCTGAACAGCGCCTCGACATACCCCTCGGCATCGAAGGGGCGCAAATCCTCGACCCCCTCCCCCACCCCGATGAAGGCGATGGGAATCTTGAGCTCTTCGGCAATCGAGACCACCACCCCACCCTTGGCGGTGCCGTCGAGTTTGGTCACCACCAAACCGGTGACCGGGGTCGCCTCGTGGAAGGCGCGGGCCTGACGCAGGGCGTTCTGGCCGATGGTGGCATCGAGCACCAGCAGGGTGTCGTGGGGCGCCTCGGGATCGAGCCGTTTGAGAACCCGTCCCACTTTTTTCAGTTCCTCCATCAGCCCCCCCTGGGTATGCAACCGCCCAGCGGTGTCGATCAACAGCAGTTCGATCCCCCGCTTTTGGGCCGACTCCAGGGCATCGAAGGCGACCGCCGCCGAATCGGCGCCCTGCCCCTGGCGGATCACCGGTACCCCGGCCCGCTCCCCCCAAACCACCAATTGTTCGGTCGCCGCCGCCCGAAAGGTATCGCCGGCGGCCAACATCACCTTGAGCCCCTCACCCTGGTACCGGCGGGCCAATTTACCCAGGGTGGTGGTTTTTCCGGCACCGTTGATTCCCACCATCATCGCCACATGGGGGCGATGATGGCGCTCCTGCAAAAAGGGGCGCTCCAACGGTTTGAGAATAGCGATCAGTTCTTGGCGCAACACCCGAGAAACCGCCTCGGGGGTGGGATCTTTCTTCGCCGCACGGCGAACCTTTTCCATCAACCGCTCGACCGTCGCCACCCCCATGTCGGCCATAATCAGGTGGTCTTCCAGGTCGTTCAAAATCGAGGCATCGACCGGTTTGCGCCCGATAAGCCGCCCCAACCCGCCCCCCAACTGGGCGCGGGTCTTGGTAAGTCCGCTTTTGAGCTTGCTCCACAGCCCCATGAATCGACCCTCTTTGATTCAACCCGCCGCATGAAAAAGGCCGGCAATGCCGGCCTTTTTCGCTGTCCACCACCGACTTGGTTATTTCTTTTCAGCCAGCACCGCTTGAGCGGCGGCGAGACGTGTGATCGGCACCCGGAAGGGGCTGCACGAGACATAATCGAGCCCGGCCGCATGGAAAAACATCACCGAGGTGGGGTCGCCTCCGTGCTCGCCGCAGACCCCCAGCTTGATGTCGGGACGGGTGGCGCGCCCCCTTTCGATCCCCATCTTGACCAGCTGGCCAACTCCGCCCACGTCAATCGAGACGAAGGGGTCTTTTTCGTAGATCCCCTTGCGGACGTATTCGCCGAGGAACGAACCGGCGTCGTCGCGGGAGATCCCCAGGCTGGTCTGGGTCAGATCGTTGGTGCCGAAGCTGAAGAACTGCGCCTCGTGCGCAATCTCGTCGGCGGTCACTGCGGCGCGGGGCAGCTCGATCATGGTGCCGATCATGTAGGTCACCTCGACCCCGGTCTCACGCAGCACCTGGTCGGCCACCGCCACCGCCTGTTTTTTCAGCAGCGCCAGTTCGGACTGCTTGCCCACCAGGGGGATCATGATCTCGGGAACGATGCTGAACCCATCGTTTTTTACCAGCTCGCAGGCAGCCTCCATGATGGCGCGGACCTGCATTTCGTAGATCTCGGGGTAGGTAATCGCCAGACGGCAACCGCGATGTCCAAGCATCGGGTTGAACTCGTGCAGGGCAGCGACCTTTTCTTTGAGTTTTTCTTTCATCGCGCCGCTGGCCCGGGCTACCTCGGCGATCTCTTCGTCGGTGTGGGGAAGGAACTCGTGCAGCGGGGGATCGAGCAGGCGGATGGTGCAGGGGTAACCCTTCATCGCCTTGAAGATGCCGCTGAAATCCTCGCGCTGCATCGGCAGCAGCTTGTCGAGCGCCTTACGGCGACCCGCCACGTCGTCGGCCAGAATCATCTCGCGCACGGCGGTGATGCGGTCGCCGTCGAAGAACATGTGCTCGGTCCGGCATAGGCCGATTCCCTCGGCGCCAAAACTACGTGCCACCTCGGCATCGTGGGGGGTGTCGGCATTGGTGCGCACCTTCAAACGGCGGATCTCGTCGACCCAGCCCATCAAACGACCGAACTCGCCCGAAAGCTCTGGGGAGCGGGTGGGAACCCGGCCCAGCATGATCTCGCCGGTCGAGCCGTCCAGGGTGATCCAGTCGCCCTTGTTGACGGAGATGTAACCGACGTTGAACAGCTCGGATTCGTAGTCGATCTGGATCTCGCCGCAGCCCGAGACGCAGCAACGCCCCATGCCGCGGGCGACCACCGCCGCGTGGGAGGTGGTGCCGCCGCGGGCGGTCAAAATTCCCTGGGCGGCGTGCATGCCGTGGATGTCTTCGGGGCTGGTCTCGATGCGGACCAGAATGACGCTTTCACCCTTCTCGGCCCACTCCATGGCGTCATCGGCGTGGAAGACCACCTTACCGGTGGCGGCGCCGGGGGATGCGGGCAGACCGCGGGCGATCACCTTCTTCTCGGCGTTGGGGTCCAAGGTAGGGTGCAGCAGTTGATCAAGCCGCTCGGGCTCAATGCGGGCCACCGCCTGCTCTTTGGTGATCATCCCCTCGTCGACCATGTCGACGGCGATCTTCACCCCGGCCCGGATGGTCCGCTTGCCGTTGCGGGTTTGCAGCAACCAGAGGCGGTTTTTCTGGATGGTGAACTCGATGTCCTGCATGTCGCGGTAGTGGTTTTCAAGCCGCTTGTAGACGGTCACCAACTCGCCGAAGACCTCGGGCATCGCCTCTTCCAGCGAGGGGAAGCGGCTCTTGCGGTCGACCTCGGGCACGCTGTTCGAAAGGGCCCATTCCCGACTACCGGCCTGGGTGATCTGCTGGGGGGTGCGGATGCCGGCCACCACATCCTCGCCCTGGGCGTTGATGAGGAATTCGCCGAAGAAGACGTGCTCGCCGGTGGAGGGGTCGCGGGTGAAGGCCACCCCGGTGGCGCAGTCGTCGCCCATGTTGCCGAAGACCATGGCGCAGACGCTCACGGCGGTACCCCAGGACTCGGGGATGTCGTGCAGGCGGCGATAGGTGATGGCCCGGTCGTTCATCCACGAATTGAAGACGGCGCCGACGGCGGCCCAGAGCTGCTCTTTCGGAGACTCGGGGAAGGGCTTGCCGGTTTTGTTTTCGATGATCCCTTTGAAGGTGGCGACCAGCCCCTTCATATCTTCGGCAGACAACTCGGTATCGAGCGCCACGCCGCGGGCTTTTTTCAAAGACTCAAGGGCGTGTTCGAAGTGGTGGTGATCGACCTCCAGCACCACGTCGCCAAACATCTGCAAAAAGCGGCGGTAGGAATCCCAGGCGAAACGCTCGTTGCCCGATTGCTTAATCACCCCCTGCACCGTGGTGTCGTTCATACCCAGGTTGAGAACGGTGTCCATCATGCCGGGCATTGACACCCGGGCGCCGGAGCGCACCGAAACCAGCAGGGGATTTTCGGCGTCGCCGAATTTAGCCCCCATCTCGGCCTCGACACGGGCCATGGCGGCGTCGACCTCAGATTCCAGCCCGGCGGGGTACTGGCGGTTATTGTCGTAGTAGGCGGTGCAGATCTCGGTGGTGATGGTGAAACCGGCGGGAACCGGTATGCCGAGCGTGGCCATCTCGGCCAGGTTGGCCCCCTTGCCCCCCAGCAGGTTCTTCATGGAGGCGTCGCCCTCGGCAACTGCGCCACCGTAGTAATAAACCATCTTGTTCGCCATGACTCCCCCTTCGCACGAAGGCGATCGGTCCGTCTACCAAAAGATCAAAAAATGTTTGAATGGATTGGGTTTAGGCCACTTCGGCCGCGACGTCGAGCAGGGCGATGTCGCCCACCAGCCGGAACAAACCGTGGATCTCGGCCAGAAGCCCCAAACGACGCGACCGCACCGATGGCTCCTCGGCCATCACCAAAATGGTATCGAAGAACCGGTCGACCGGCTCCCGAAATTGCGCGGTCAAGGTTAAGGCATCGACCCACGCCTGCCCCGAAACCGCCTCTTCAATTTGGGCCCCCAGGGCGACCACCGCATCGAGCAGCGCCCCCTCCTCGGCCTCTAGACCCTGCTCCCCCTCGTGGGGCAGCCGTTTGGGCTCATCCACCGCCTTGGCCAGGATGTTGTGGATCCGCTTGTGGGCCGCAGCCAGGCTCGCCGCCGCTTCGCCAGCCCGAAAGGCCGACAGCGCCTCAACCCGCGCCTGCACCAACACCGGGTCATCATCAACCACCGCCAAAGCCGCCGCGATGACATCCTGGGGATGGGACCACAGCCCTGGCAAACGCCCCGCCACGAAGGCGGTCAGGTCGTCGCTCAGGGTTTGAGGCTCGACCGTCAACATACCCGCCGGGAACCCCTCGATGGCATGGGCGAAGATCTTGCGCAGATTCAGGCGGAGCGATCCGGCCAACACGATGCGCAGCACCCCGAGGGCTGCGCGGCGCAGACCGTAGGGATCCTGCGACCCGGTGGGACGCATGCCGATACCGAAGGCGCCGACCAGGGTGTCGATGCGATCGGCCAGGGCCAGCACCGTCCCCGCCGCCGTGGCGGGCAGGGCCGAATCCTCGCGGCCGGTCGGCAAATACTGCTCGCGCAGCGCCACCGCCACCGCCTCGGGCTCGCCGTCGTGTCGGGCGTACTTCTCGCCCATGATCCCCTGCAACTCGGGGAACTCCCCGACCATCTCGGTGAGCAGGTCGGCCTTGGCGAGCTCGGCGGCCCGGTCGGCGGCCGCCTCGCAGGCACCCCCGAACG
This window of the Proteobacteria bacterium CG1_02_64_396 genome carries:
- a CDS encoding tRNA (N6-isopentenyl adenosine(37)-C2)-methylthiotransferase MiaB, producing the protein MNVYDSQRIEAMAVGRLGLEPTEDPASADLIVLNTCSVRDKAEQKVYSELGRLRTLKEANPDLVIAVAGCVAQQEGEAIQKRAPYVDIVVGPQSLHHLEAMVAQVRRDRVKASDLRLDEIAKFDALPEAKAEGPTAFVTVMEGCDKFCTFCIVPYTRGPEISRPVEDIESEVRRLIAQGVIEVTLLGQNVNAYRGQDSEGTEYNLALLLRRLSLLNGLKRLRFTTSYPSEVDQDLIEAFAELPLLAPFLHLPVQSGSDAVLAKMKRNHTAAEYRDLVRRLREARPDLALSSDFIVGFPGESDADFEATLALIDAVGFHHAYSFKYSPRPGTPAARIEDDVPEKVKEERLARVQDRVKIYQRQALDSRVGAIEEVVVEGFNRDGDLFGRTAHNWPIHFAGAHDLIGTLVKVKVVRALGNSLRGEVAS
- a CDS encoding carbon storage regulator → MLILTRRNGESLMIGDDVKITILGIKGNQVRIGIDAPREVEVHREEIYERIKRENTTSGPVDDEDLAVMDRLFGD
- a CDS encoding pantetheine-phosphate adenylyltransferase, translated to MALTAVYPGTFDPITRGHSDLIERGSGLFERLVVAVAENPKKSPLFSFDERVEMVREVTGHLPNVEVMAFSGLLTRFVEEIDGNVILRGLRAISDFEYEFQMASMNRKQPSHVETVFLMTGESYTYLSSRFVKEIGRMGGEIDFYVHPEVARRLLAKLGEGQA
- a CDS encoding pyruvate, phosphate dikinase, producing the protein MANKMVYYYGGAVAEGDASMKNLLGGKGANLAEMATLGIPVPAGFTITTEICTAYYDNNRQYPAGLESEVDAAMARVEAEMGAKFGDAENPLLVSVRSGARVSMPGMMDTVLNLGMNDTTVQGVIKQSGNERFAWDSYRRFLQMFGDVVLEVDHHHFEHALESLKKARGVALDTELSAEDMKGLVATFKGIIENKTGKPFPESPKEQLWAAVGAVFNSWMNDRAITYRRLHDIPESWGTAVSVCAMVFGNMGDDCATGVAFTRDPSTGEHVFFGEFLINAQGEDVVAGIRTPQQITQAGSREWALSNSVPEVDRKSRFPSLEEAMPEVFGELVTVYKRLENHYRDMQDIEFTIQKNRLWLLQTRNGKRTIRAGVKIAVDMVDEGMITKEQAVARIEPERLDQLLHPTLDPNAEKKVIARGLPASPGAATGKVVFHADDAMEWAEKGESVILVRIETSPEDIHGMHAAQGILTARGGTTSHAAVVARGMGRCCVSGCGEIQIDYESELFNVGYISVNKGDWITLDGSTGEIMLGRVPTRSPELSGEFGRLMGWVDEIRRLKVRTNADTPHDAEVARSFGAEGIGLCRTEHMFFDGDRITAVREMILADDVAGRRKALDKLLPMQREDFSGIFKAMKGYPCTIRLLDPPLHEFLPHTDEEIAEVARASGAMKEKLKEKVAALHEFNPMLGHRGCRLAITYPEIYEMQVRAIMEAACELVKNDGFSIVPEIMIPLVGKQSELALLKKQAVAVADQVLRETGVEVTYMIGTMIELPRAAVTADEIAHEAQFFSFGTNDLTQTSLGISRDDAGSFLGEYVRKGIYEKDPFVSIDVGGVGQLVKMGIERGRATRPDIKLGVCGEHGGDPTSVMFFHAAGLDYVSCSPFRVPITRLAAAQAVLAEKK
- a CDS encoding signal recognition particle-docking protein FtsY — its product is MKEGRFMGLWSKLKSGLTKTRAQLGGGLGRLIGRKPVDASILNDLEDHLIMADMGVATVERLMEKVRRAAKKDPTPEAVSRVLRQELIAILKPLERPFLQERHHRPHVAMMVGINGAGKTTTLGKLARRYQGEGLKVMLAAGDTFRAAATEQLVVWGERAGVPVIRQGQGADSAAVAFDALESAQKRGIELLLIDTAGRLHTQGGLMEELKKVGRVLKRLDPEAPHDTLLVLDATIGQNALRQARAFHEATPVTGLVVTKLDGTAKGGVVVSIAEELKIPIAFIGVGEGVEDLRPFDAEGYVEALFSDD